Proteins from one Podarcis raffonei isolate rPodRaf1 chromosome 1, rPodRaf1.pri, whole genome shotgun sequence genomic window:
- the LOC128414267 gene encoding P2Y purinoceptor 1-like: protein MEQTSSQKPEADFCGSTDTLLDTIQRTLIPGTFLFILVAGLLLNVPIIWILAFRMKRWNRSTVFLCNLVFADIMWILTLPFLIYYHLNQLHWTFGESFCKIIRTAYHLCYYCSIHFVTCLGMDRYLAIVHPLKSLWVLNKQHSLLISSSIWTVTGLVSLPVVYVAGTQACPNNKTICSLYVFSSSTYITLPLSVSCSVAGCLLPFTAICYCYCSSVRKLQDTCLQRFQKREKLTKLMYSALVVFALLYFPYHVSRNTCILLRAVRPSATQSIQHADTLFLVEMAICSLNTCINPLFCFLAGGDFREEIGKLASSFCIIKRWRNRQQVACVYPI from the exons ATGGAACAGACATCTAGCCAG AAACCAGAAGCAGACTTTTGTGGAAGTACTGACACCCTCTTAGACACCATCCAAAGGACTCTAATCCCTGGAACCTTCCTTTTCATCCTGGTTGCGGGATTGCTCCTCAACGTCCCCATCATTTGGATCCTTGCTTTCCGCATGAAGCGCTGGAACAGGAGCACAGTTTTCCTCTGCAACTTGGTGTTTGCTGATATCATGTGGATATTAACCCTTCCCTTCCTGATCTACTATCACCTAAACCAGCTGCACTGGACCTTTGGAGAGAGCTTCTGCAAGATTATACGGACTGCCTATCACCTGTGCTATTACTGCAGCATCCATTTTGTCACCTGCCTGGGCATGGACAGGTACTTGGCCATTGTCCACCCTCTGAAGTCCCTGTGGGTATTAAACAAACAACACTCCCTGCTGATTTCTTCTTCCATCTGGACAGTTACAGGATTGGTTAGCCTGCCAGTTGTTTATGTTGCAGGCACCCAGGCATGcccaaacaacaaaacaatttgcTCCCTCTATGTATTTTCCAGCTCCACCTATATAACCCTCCCCCTGTCTGTGAGCTGCTCAGTTGCAGGGTGCTTACTTCCTTTCACTGCTATTTGTTACTGCTATTGCAGCAGCGTTAGGAAACTCCAAGATACTTGCCTCCAGCGCTTTCAGAAAAGGGAGAAACTCACCAAGCTCATGTATTCAGCCTTGGTCGTTTTTGCTCTTCTCTACTTCCCCTACCACGTCTCACGAAACACTTGCATCTTACTGAGAGCTGTACGGCCTTCTGCAACCCAGTCTATTCAGCATGCCGACACCTTGTTCCTTGTGGAGATGGCTATCTGCAGCCTCAACACCTGCATCAACCCTCTCTTCTGTTTCCTGGCCGGGGGAGACTTTCGAGAGGAGATCGGCAAATTAGCATCCTCCTTCTGTATCATCAAACGCTGGAGGAATCGACAGCAAGTGGCATGTGTTTATCCCATATAG